In the genome of Dermatobacter hominis, the window CGGGACATCGTGTCGTCCAGGCCGTCGCGCCGCACGCAGATCGTCACGCTCTTGGCGAAGCGGGCGAGGTGCAGCGCGGCCTGCCCGGCGGAGTTGCCGCCGCCGACGACCACGACGTCGAGCCCCTCCATCTCCCGCGCCGCGGTCATGGCGCTGCCGTAGAAGACGCCCCGACCGGTCAACGCCTCGATGCCGGGCACGCCGAGCTTCCGGTACGCGGCGCCGGTGGCGATCACGACGGCCCGGGCCCGCACGTCGCCGCCGTCGGTGTGCACGAGGTGGGGCACGCCCTCCTCGCAGGGGGTGAGGCCGGCGACGTCCCAGCCGGTGATGAACCGCGTGCCGAAGCGAGTCGCCTGGAGCCGGGCCCGCTGCGCCAGGCGCATGCCGGAGATGCCCCGCGGGAAGCCCAGGTAGTTGCGGATCATCGAGCTCGTCCCGGCCTGGCCGCCGATGGCCTCGGACTCGAGCACCACGGTCGACAGGCCCTCCGACGCGCCGTACACCGCGGCGGCGAGCCCCGACGGGCCCGCACCGACGATGCACAGGTCGTACACGGTGTCCTCGGGGATCTCGTCGGGCCGGCCGTAGAAGGCCGCGGCGAGCTCCCTCGTCGAGTGCACGGCGATGACGCCCTTCGTCAGCACGTCGACCAGCGGCAGCGTGGGCTCACCCCCGTACGAGGCGATGATCTCCCGGCCGACGTCGGAGTCGGGCTCGTGGACCCGGTGGGGCATGCCCATCCGGACCAGGAGGTCGCGCAGGTCGACCGTGAGGGAGTCGTGGGGGTCGCCGACGATCCGGACCGCCTCGACCTCGGGGTCGGCGACCGTCGACCCCCAGTCGGACAGCAGCTCCGTCACCGCGGTGTGGAACTCCTCGTCGCGTGCGCCGCGGGGCGTCAGCAGCAGGGCGTCGAACTTGCCCTTGGCCTGTCCGTGCCGGAGCTGCTCGCTGTCGGTCAGGAACCGCTCGAACGGCGACACGACCAGCGACCGGAACGTCGGGCAGGTCTGGCGCCAGCGGTGCAGCGTGTGGAGCAGGCGCTGGTAGTCCTCGTCGGTCGACCGGTCGTCGACGAACACCGAGGTGTCGGTGACGACCATCGCCAGGTGGTCACCGGTCGCCGACACCTCGTGGATGACATCGGCGACGGCGTCCGCCGAGCGGATCAGCCGGACGTCGTAGTCGCGCTGGTAGCGGGCGAACTCCCGCTCCAGCGGTTCGGCGTCGGCGTCAGCGACGAGGAGGATGACCGGATCCACCCGGTCCAGCATCGCGCGGGGCCGGACGTCGCCCCGGCCACGGGCATCGACGACCGCAGCCGGGACCGCCGTCCGCCGGCGGCTCAGCCCTCGGGCAGCGCCGCGAAGTCCTTCTTGGCCTGGTTGTACCACTTGAGCCCCGAGACGGGCCGACGCCAGCGGCTCTTCATGTCCTTGAGCGCGGGGCCGTGGGCGTCGTCGCCGGCGGCGACGGCATCCTTCAGGTGCTGGTCCTGCAGGTGGATGACGTCGTCCGCGCTCTCGCCGTGGTGGGCGTGGTCGCACGGGCCGCCGAGCTGCTGGCAGGTCATCGTCTTCATGGGGTTCGCTCCTCGTCGGTCGGGGTGCGAGGAACGTACGACGAGGCCGATCGGGGGAGCTTCTTCGATCCTGATCGATGCCTACGGCCCACCCCATCCCGTTTCTGACGCCACGGAGTGGGGTCTGTGACGCACGATCGTCACGAGAACCCGCTGAACGCGCCGGCACGGCGACTCCCTCGGGACATGCGGGTGGACCATCGGTACCCTGAGGCCCGTCGCTGGGGGCGGCGGGAGGGCACCAGATGCGAGCACCGGCGGGTGTGCGACGGAGATCGGGACGAGGGCGCGCCGCGCTCGGCGCAGTCGCGGTCGTGCTGGTCGCCGGGCTGGTCGCCGCCTGCACCGTCGGACCGCCGGCCCCGACGCGGGGCCCCGAGGGCGGCACGCCGGTCGCGCCGCCGCCGACGGGCGACCCGGCGCTGATCTCGCTGTCGGTCATGCCCCCCGGCAACGGTGGCATCGGAGGACCGACCGCCGCCCACCTCGACGACCAGCGCGAGCGCTACGACCGGATCGACGACGCGGTCGCCGACGGCACGCTCGACGACGCCACCCTCGCGCCGTACTTCAAGGACGCCGGCCTGGGCACCTCGACCCCGGTGCGCACGGAGACGCCGGCGGCCGGCGTCACGATCGCGTGGGACCGGTGGGGCGTCCCCCGCGTCGAGGGCGACACGGCCGAGGAGGTCGCCTGGGGTGCGGGCTGGGCCGTCGCCGACGCGCGGCTCCTCGTCGCCGAGGCGGGGCGCCTGCTGGGACGCGCCGGCACGATCGAGATGGGCGGGTCGGACGACATCGTCAAGGGCATCCAGCAGGTGGGCACGCTCCCCCAGCTCGCCTACACCGACGAGGAGCTGCTCGACGGCCTCGACCGGGCCGTCGCCGCCGCCGGACCGGAGGGCCCGAAGATCCTGTCGTCGATCGACGCGTTCGTCGACGGCATCAACGCCTGGCTCGACCGCCACACCTTCCCGCCCGAGCTCCTCGAGCTCGGACTGCAGTGGCGGCACTGGACCCGGGCGGACGTGATCGCGGTCGGCGCCGCCGTCGACGACATCTTCGGGTCGGGCGGCGGCGACGAGGTCGGCAACGCCCGGGCGCTCGCCGCCCTCCGGGCGCAGCTCGGCGACGAGCGGGGACGGTCGGCGTTCGAACGGTTGCGCCACGCCGACGACCCCGCGGCCACCGCCCACGTCGGGGCGACCTTCCCGTACCCGGTCTTCGCGACCGCGGACGGCGGGCCCACGACCGACACCGCGGCGATCGACCCGGCGGCGGTGGCGCTGCCCGACCAGCCCGTTGCGGTCGCCGAACCCGCGGCCACGCCGTCGATGTCGAACTACATGGCGCTGACCGGGGCGCGCACGGCCTCGGGCCACCCGATCCTCGTCGGGGGCCCCCAGTCCTCCTACTTCGCCCCCCAGCTGCTGTTCGAGATGGAGCTGCGGGGCGGGGGCTACGACGCCCGCGGGATCACCTTCCCGGGGCTCGGCCCGTGGGTCGTGATCGGCCGCAACCGCGACGCCGCCTGGACCGCGACGGCCGGCGGCTCCGACATGTCCGACCAGCGCATGGAGCTGCTCTGCGAGCCCGACGGCTCGGCCCCCCGCCCCGACTCGCTTCACTACGTCTTCCAAGGCGAGTGCCGTTCGATGACCCGGCCAGACGCGGGTGAGATGACGGCGTGGCGGACCGTGCACGGGCCGGTGGTCGGGCGCACGACGGTCGACGGCCGTCCCGTCGCGATCGCCCGGGAGCGCCTGAGCCGCTTCCAGACCGGACACGCGGCGCCGGCCTTCTGGGCGCTCAACCAGGGCCTCGTCGACTCGGCGGACGACTTCGCACGGGCGATGTCGGACGTCCCGATGAGCTTCAACTGGGTCTACGTCGACGCGCACGACGTCGCGACGTTCCACAGCGGCTGGTACCCGATCCGGGCGTCGGGGGTCGATCCCGACCTCCCGTCGTGGGGCACCGGCGAGTGGGAGTGGAAGGGGCGGCTCGACTGGCGCCGCCAACCACAGGTGGTCGACCCCTCCTCCGGCTTCGCCGTGAGCTGGAACAACCACGTGGCCCCCGGTTGGCGCGAGCCCGACAGCGACTGGAGCTCGGGAGCGGTGCAGCGCGTCGACCTGCTCGATCGCCGCGCCGCCGCGCTCCACGACGCCACGCCCGCGGACGTGGTCCGGGCGGTCCAGGACGCCGCGACGGTCGACGTGCGCGGCGCACGGGTCCTCCCGGCGGTCCTCGACCTGCTGGACGCCGAGCCGGCCCCGTCGGACCGACTCGACCAGGTGCGCGACGAGCTGGCGACCTGGGTCGCCGCGGGCGCCCATCGCCGTGATCGCGACGACGACGGCTGGTACGACGACCACGCCGTGGCGGTGCTCGACGTCGCGTGGGAGGCGCTGGTCGGCGTCGCCGTCGGCCCCGACCTCCGGTCGTTCACCACGAGCCCCGATCGGCGGCCGAAGGTCCTCGACAACCCGCCGTCGCAGACGGGCGGGGCCTACGGCTACGGCTGGTACTCCGCTGCGCTCGACGGGATCACCGCCACGACGACCGGGCAGGGCGACGCCGACGGTCCACGGTGCGGTGGTGGCGACGTGGACCGCTGCCGCACCGAGCTGTGGGCGGTGCTGGGCGCCGCCGCCGACTCGGCCGGCCCCTGGCCGCGGCTCGCCGTCGGCGAGCGCATCCGGTTCATCCCCTACGTCTTCAACCTGCAGTCGATGCGCTGGCAGAACCGGCCGACGTTCCAGCAGGTCGTCAGCTTCGGCGGCTGACCGTCCGCGACGCTCCGCCGTCGACGACCGACAGGGCGCCGTCGTCCACGCGCCGGACGACGCGGGCCGGTGATCCCACCGCCACGGCGTGCGAGGGCAGGTCGTCGCACACGACCGAACCGGCCCCCACGGTGACGTGCTCGCCGATCGTCACCCCGGGGAGCACGACGACGCCGGCACCGAGCCAGGACCCGTCGCCGATGCGCACCGGCTCGGCCGGCTCCATCCGGTGGCCGATCGGGACCGACGGGTCCGACGGATCGTGCCCGGCGTCGGTGATGTAGACGCGAGGACCGAACCACACGTCGTCGCCGACCTCGACCGAGCGGTGGGCCACGATCGACAGCCCTGGCGCCGACCACACCCGGTCGCCGATCCGGATGATCGGTGCCCCGTCCGAGCGATCGGGCGACTCGGGCACGGCGGCGAGGCACACGCCCGCTGCGAGCAGCGTGTCGGAGCCGATCTCGACGTGGCCGAGCCCGACGAGCGTCGCGTACGGCTGCTGCACCATCGACCGCTCGCCGAACGAGCGGAAGCCCATCCGGTCGCCGTCGACCTGGCCGACGTAGGCCCAGCGCAGCGCCTCCCTCGCCACCGCGACGGCGGCGGTCGCCGTGGCGTGCAGCGCCGGGTGCAGGACCCGGACCGTCACGGCGTCGACGGCACGGGACGGGACCAGATCGCGGAGGGACGGCAGGCGCACGGCAGGACGGTAGCGCCGCCGGTCCCCTCGTCCCCCGTCCGCCGTCCGATCAACCCGGTTCCCACGGGGTGACACCCGTCGCCCTCGGAATTGTCAGGCGCGAGGGCGGACCGGCCGATCCCACGGGGGTGAAGCAGACCGCGCCCCGACCGATCTCCGATCGGCTCCCCCGCCGCGAGCCGACGTCGACCCCGGGACCGCCGAAGGGCGCACCGCTCCCCGTGGTCGACCGCGCCGCAGCGATCGATCCGACCACCTCCGAGCGCGTCCCCGCGAGCGTCCCTGCCCCGACCGAGCTCGCTGCACCGACCGCGGTCGCTGGCGCGACGGCCGAGGTCCGGCGCGCCGGACGACTCGCCCGCTACGTCGGCGTGCTGATCGCCACGATCTGCATCGGCGCCGCCCTCGTCCTCTGGCTCCTCGCCTCCGCCCGGGTCTCCGACGTGGAGGAGGCCCCGCGGACCGCCTCGTTCTTCGGGCGCTGGGAGTTCACCTACGACCCACAGGTCCCGGCCATCACCCTCGTGCTGGGCGCGATCGGCCTGGGGCTGCTGTTCGCCGCCGCCGCCGCGGTCGTCGAGCGGGTCGTCCTGGACCGGTCCCGCCGGTCCACCGACGCCGAGACCAAGCTGCTCGCCCCTCGGCTCGTGATGGCCGAGACCCGAGGCGTCTTCGCGGGACCGGTCACGGTCACCGTGCTCATCCCGGCCCACGACGAGGCGGCGTCGATCGGCGCGACCCTCACATCGCTCGCCGCCCAGGAGCCGGCGCCGGACCGGGTCATCGTCGTCGCCGACAACTGCACCGACGACACCGCCGCGATCGCCCGCGCCCACGGCGCCGAGGTGTTCGCCACCGTCGGCAACACCGAGAAGAAGGCCGGCGCCCTCAACCAGGCGCTGCGAGGGCTGCTGGGCGAGATGGGCGACAACGACGTGGTCATGTGCATGGACGCCGACACCGTCCTGGACCCCGGGTTCCTCGAGGCCGGCATCCAGCGCTTCACCGGCGACCGGGCGCTCATGGCGATCGGCGGCCTGTTCTACGGCGAGGAGGGCCACGGGCTCATCGGCCAGCTGCAGCGCAACGAGTACGTGCGCTACTCGCGTGAGATCAAGCGCCGGCGCGGTCGGGTCTTCGTGCTCACCGGCACGGCGTCGATGTTCCGCTCCCGTGCGCTGCGGACCGTCGCGGCGAGCCGCGGGACGATCCTCCCGGGGGTCAACGGCGACGTGTACGACACCGCGGCGCTCACCGAGGACAACGAGCTGACGCTCGCGATCAAGTCGCTGGGCGGCCTCATGGCCTCCCCCGACGGCTGCCGGGTCGTCACCGAGCTGATGCCGACCTGGCGGAACCTCTGGACGCAGCGCCTCCGCTGGCAGCGCGGCGCCCTCGAGAACCTCGGGGCCTACGGCCCCACGCCGACCATGCTGCGGTACTGGGCGCAGCAGCTCGGCATCGGGTACTCGGTCATCGCGCTGAGCGCGTTCTGGCTCCTGATCGGCGTGACCGCCGTGTCCACGGACCGCTGGGTGTGGTTCCCGTTCTGGCTGGGGGTCGGGAGCATCTTCGTGGTCGACCGCGTGATCAGCGCGTGGAAGGGCGGCTGGCGGGCCCGCCTGCTCGCGGCGCTGCTGGTCCCCGAGCTGCTCTACGACATGTACCTGGACCTGGTGTACGTGAAGGGGATCCTCGACATCACGTTCGCCCGCACCGCGACGTGGGGCCACGTCGCGCACGGGACCGCCTCCGGGCCATCGCCGCAGGGCGAGGGCAGATCCGACGTCGGCGCGGCTGCGGGGGTGTCGTCGTGAGCGCCGCCGTGCTCGCCGGCCTCCTGCTCCCGGAGGGCCTCATGCACACGAGGTGGTTCGCCGTGCTGAGCGCCTTCGTCGCCATCAACACGGTGCTGTACCTCACCCTCGCGATCATCAAGATCCTGCCCAAGGCGTACCTGAGCGACTGGGTCGACCACCGGAACCGGCGGACCGAGACCCGCAGCATCTACCCCGAGAGCGATCCCGTCTCCGGGGCGCCGCCGGCGGCCTGACGGACCGGCGGGTCCGGCACGGCGACGGGCGTCCCGCGTCGTGGAGCCGTGCGACGGAGTGGTGCCTCGGGGCACCTCGACTCGCCCGATCGGGGGACTGCGGTGATCGGCCCCGGCGCGCCGGGTAGAGCGGCCCCGATGGATCGTCGGCTGCACCCCCGGTTCGAGATGGCGCTGCGGCTCGGGGGCGACGACCTCTCGGGGCTGGCCGGGGCCACCCGCGCCGACGAGCGCGACGGCCTCCTCACCCTCGCCCGGATCCACGACCTGCACCTCGGCCCGGTCGACGAGGTCGGGCCGGCGGTGCGATGGCAGCACCACCCCGTCGTCGCAGGGCTGAAGGCGCACCTGGAGGCGGAGCTCCTCGCCTCGCTCCCCGCCCCCGGCCCGGAGGGCCCCGATGCGGTCGCCGCCATCCGGCGTCTCGGCCGGGAGGGCCTGGTGCCGGCGGTGTACGACTGGGTCGCCGACGACGCGTCGGAGGACGAGCTCGTCGCCTTCCTCGCCGTCGAGGGCGGTCCCGACGCCAACTTCGACGACCTCGTCGCGATCTGCCAGGTGGGCCTCAGGGGCGAGCCCAAGATGGAGCTCGCCCGCAACTACTGGGACGAGATGGGCCGGGGCGACCCCGCACGCGTCCACACGGAGCTGCACCGCGCCCTCGTCGCCGCCCTCGCGCTGCCGACCTTGCCCCGCGCCCAGCAGCCGTCGAGCGCGCTGCGCCGCACCGCGCTCGGCAACGTCCTGGCGACCAACCGGGCCCTGCAGCCGGAGCTGGTCGGGGCGCTCGGGCTCCTCGAGCTGCAGGCGGGACCGCGGTGCCGCCGGGTCGTCACGGCGATGCGCCGGCTCGGGCTCGGCGCGGACGCTGAGGAGTTCTACGCCGAGCACGCCGACGCCGACCCCAGGCACGGCAAGGACTGGGTCGCCCACGTCATCGCCCCGTTGGCGACCGAGCCCGACTGGGCCTCCAGGATGGTGACCGGGGCCCGCTGGCGCTCGGTCGTGAACGCAGCGTTCTTCGACGACATGGCGGCGACCTTCATCCCTCGCCGACGCGCCAGCGCATGAGCGCGCCGCCGGGCGACGGTCCGCCGGCGGCGGCCGACCCGACACCCACCGACGCCCCGGGCCGACGGAACGGGGCGCCACCCGAAGAGGGAGCGGCGGCCGGCACCGAGCCCCACCGTGGCCTCCTGGAGGCGCTGATCGACGGTTCGCACCTCGCGGTCCCGGACGACGTGCCGGCGCTCCTCGTCCGCCACGGCGTGCTGCTCGGCGCGCTCGACGTCGGCCTGTACCTCGCCGACCTCGAGCAGCAGACGCTGCGACCCGTGCCCAACCCGGCCGGATCGACCAGGGACCCGGTCGACATCGATGCCACGTTGGCGGGGCGCTGCTTCCAGCGCATCGAGATCGAGCGGTCCGATCCGGTCGACGGTCGGGTCAGCGCCTGGATCCCGGTCCTCGACGGCACCGAGCGGCTGGGCGTGCTCGAGGTCGTCCTCCCCGCAGGGCAGATCGCGCCTCCGATCACCGCCCTCACGGCGTTCGGCGGCCTGGTCGCCGAGCTGGTGGTGACCAAGGCGAACTACGGCGACCTCTTCGAGAAGGTCAGGCGGACCCGCCCGCTGTCCGCCGCCGCCGAGCTGCTCTGGCAGCTGCTGCCGCCGCTGACCTTCGCCAACAACGAGCTCGTGATCGCCGCCGCGTTCGCACCGCCCTACGACCTTGGTGGCGACGCGTTCGACTACGCCGTCGACGCCCACACGGCCCGGCTCGCGATCTTCGACGCGCTGGGCCACGGGCTCTCGTCGGGTCTCCTCGCCACGCTCGTCCTCGCCACCTACCGGAACTGCCGCCGGCTCGACATGCCGCTGGAGGCCACGGTCGAGGCGATCGACGCCGCGATCGCCGCCCAGTACACCGACAGCTCCTTCGTCACCGGCGTCGTCGCCGAGCTCGACATCTCCTCCGGCGAACTCCGCTACTGCGTCGCCGGCCATCCTCGACCGCTGCTCCTCCGCAACGGTCGGATCGTCAAGGAGCTGAGGAACGTGGTGAACCGACCGCCGCTCGGGTTGCGGTCGGGCCCGTGGGAGCCGGCACACGAGACCCTCGAGCCGGACGACCGGGTGATCCTGTTCAGCGACGGCGTAACCGAGGCCCGCCGCGAGGGCGGTCAGTTCCTCGGCGACGCACGGCTCGCCGACCTCATCGTCCGTGCCAGCGGCGCCGGCGCGCCCCCGCCGGAGACGCTGCGGCGACTGCTGCGCTCGATCCTGGACCACCAGGAGGGCGAGCTCCAGGACGACGCCACGGTGGTGATCCTCGAGTGGCGCGGCCCCGGCCCGGACCGCCTCGACATCGACGGGCCGCCCCATCTCGCGCCTCGGCCCTGAGGCCGCGCGCCGCCGCCCGCTCGGCCGGTCACGTCCGAACCCCCTCCCGTCCGGGTTCGGCGCGCCCCGCTCGCGGGTAGTGAGCAGTGACTGGAGGAGCGCACATGGCGGAGACGGTCACGACGTTGACCT includes:
- a CDS encoding NAD(P)/FAD-dependent oxidoreductase; the encoded protein is MLDRVDPVILLVADADAEPLEREFARYQRDYDVRLIRSADAVADVIHEVSATGDHLAMVVTDTSVFVDDRSTDEDYQRLLHTLHRWRQTCPTFRSLVVSPFERFLTDSEQLRHGQAKGKFDALLLTPRGARDEEFHTAVTELLSDWGSTVADPEVEAVRIVGDPHDSLTVDLRDLLVRMGMPHRVHEPDSDVGREIIASYGGEPTLPLVDVLTKGVIAVHSTRELAAAFYGRPDEIPEDTVYDLCIVGAGPSGLAAAVYGASEGLSTVVLESEAIGGQAGTSSMIRNYLGFPRGISGMRLAQRARLQATRFGTRFITGWDVAGLTPCEEGVPHLVHTDGGDVRARAVVIATGAAYRKLGVPGIEALTGRGVFYGSAMTAAREMEGLDVVVVGGGNSAGQAALHLARFAKSVTICVRRDGLDDTMSRYLIDEIEYNERIQVSPCCEVVDGGGAAQLEWIELRDTKTGETHRRNCEGLFLLIGADPRCEWLPPAVDLDERGFVLTGRDVPPEAWTDGLPPASLATSALGIFAVGDVRSGSMKRVAAASGEGSSVVPLVHAFLGTL
- a CDS encoding penicillin acylase family protein, which codes for MRRRSGRGRAALGAVAVVLVAGLVAACTVGPPAPTRGPEGGTPVAPPPTGDPALISLSVMPPGNGGIGGPTAAHLDDQRERYDRIDDAVADGTLDDATLAPYFKDAGLGTSTPVRTETPAAGVTIAWDRWGVPRVEGDTAEEVAWGAGWAVADARLLVAEAGRLLGRAGTIEMGGSDDIVKGIQQVGTLPQLAYTDEELLDGLDRAVAAAGPEGPKILSSIDAFVDGINAWLDRHTFPPELLELGLQWRHWTRADVIAVGAAVDDIFGSGGGDEVGNARALAALRAQLGDERGRSAFERLRHADDPAATAHVGATFPYPVFATADGGPTTDTAAIDPAAVALPDQPVAVAEPAATPSMSNYMALTGARTASGHPILVGGPQSSYFAPQLLFEMELRGGGYDARGITFPGLGPWVVIGRNRDAAWTATAGGSDMSDQRMELLCEPDGSAPRPDSLHYVFQGECRSMTRPDAGEMTAWRTVHGPVVGRTTVDGRPVAIARERLSRFQTGHAAPAFWALNQGLVDSADDFARAMSDVPMSFNWVYVDAHDVATFHSGWYPIRASGVDPDLPSWGTGEWEWKGRLDWRRQPQVVDPSSGFAVSWNNHVAPGWREPDSDWSSGAVQRVDLLDRRAAALHDATPADVVRAVQDAATVDVRGARVLPAVLDLLDAEPAPSDRLDQVRDELATWVAAGAHRRDRDDDGWYDDHAVAVLDVAWEALVGVAVGPDLRSFTTSPDRRPKVLDNPPSQTGGAYGYGWYSAALDGITATTTGQGDADGPRCGGGDVDRCRTELWAVLGAAADSAGPWPRLAVGERIRFIPYVFNLQSMRWQNRPTFQQVVSFGG
- a CDS encoding acyltransferase; its protein translation is MRLPSLRDLVPSRAVDAVTVRVLHPALHATATAAVAVAREALRWAYVGQVDGDRMGFRSFGERSMVQQPYATLVGLGHVEIGSDTLLAAGVCLAAVPESPDRSDGAPIIRIGDRVWSAPGLSIVAHRSVEVGDDVWFGPRVYITDAGHDPSDPSVPIGHRMEPAEPVRIGDGSWLGAGVVVLPGVTIGEHVTVGAGSVVCDDLPSHAVAVGSPARVVRRVDDGALSVVDGGASRTVSRRS
- a CDS encoding glycosyltransferase family 2 protein, whose protein sequence is MKQTAPRPISDRLPRREPTSTPGPPKGAPLPVVDRAAAIDPTTSERVPASVPAPTELAAPTAVAGATAEVRRAGRLARYVGVLIATICIGAALVLWLLASARVSDVEEAPRTASFFGRWEFTYDPQVPAITLVLGAIGLGLLFAAAAAVVERVVLDRSRRSTDAETKLLAPRLVMAETRGVFAGPVTVTVLIPAHDEAASIGATLTSLAAQEPAPDRVIVVADNCTDDTAAIARAHGAEVFATVGNTEKKAGALNQALRGLLGEMGDNDVVMCMDADTVLDPGFLEAGIQRFTGDRALMAIGGLFYGEEGHGLIGQLQRNEYVRYSREIKRRRGRVFVLTGTASMFRSRALRTVAASRGTILPGVNGDVYDTAALTEDNELTLAIKSLGGLMASPDGCRVVTELMPTWRNLWTQRLRWQRGALENLGAYGPTPTMLRYWAQQLGIGYSVIALSAFWLLIGVTAVSTDRWVWFPFWLGVGSIFVVDRVISAWKGGWRARLLAALLVPELLYDMYLDLVYVKGILDITFARTATWGHVAHGTASGPSPQGEGRSDVGAAAGVSS
- a CDS encoding iron-containing redox enzyme family protein, whose product is MDRRLHPRFEMALRLGGDDLSGLAGATRADERDGLLTLARIHDLHLGPVDEVGPAVRWQHHPVVAGLKAHLEAELLASLPAPGPEGPDAVAAIRRLGREGLVPAVYDWVADDASEDELVAFLAVEGGPDANFDDLVAICQVGLRGEPKMELARNYWDEMGRGDPARVHTELHRALVAALALPTLPRAQQPSSALRRTALGNVLATNRALQPELVGALGLLELQAGPRCRRVVTAMRRLGLGADAEEFYAEHADADPRHGKDWVAHVIAPLATEPDWASRMVTGARWRSVVNAAFFDDMAATFIPRRRASA
- a CDS encoding PP2C family protein-serine/threonine phosphatase, with the translated sequence MSAPPGDGPPAAADPTPTDAPGRRNGAPPEEGAAAGTEPHRGLLEALIDGSHLAVPDDVPALLVRHGVLLGALDVGLYLADLEQQTLRPVPNPAGSTRDPVDIDATLAGRCFQRIEIERSDPVDGRVSAWIPVLDGTERLGVLEVVLPAGQIAPPITALTAFGGLVAELVVTKANYGDLFEKVRRTRPLSAAAELLWQLLPPLTFANNELVIAAAFAPPYDLGGDAFDYAVDAHTARLAIFDALGHGLSSGLLATLVLATYRNCRRLDMPLEATVEAIDAAIAAQYTDSSFVTGVVAELDISSGELRYCVAGHPRPLLLRNGRIVKELRNVVNRPPLGLRSGPWEPAHETLEPDDRVILFSDGVTEARREGGQFLGDARLADLIVRASGAGAPPPETLRRLLRSILDHQEGELQDDATVVILEWRGPGPDRLDIDGPPHLAPRP